The sequence GTGCACGGGGATGACGCCCCACGCGCCCTGCACGCCCATCTGCATCAGGAAAGCACCGAGGACCAGCACACCGAGACTCCCGCCGAATGCCCACAGCGGAATCGCCGCCAGGGAAAGCGCCAGCGCCGCCATCATGCTTTTCCTGCGTCCCGCCAGTTCGGAAAAATGCCCGAAGATGACCGCGCCTACGATCGCGCCCACGTTGTACAGCATGGCCATATTCGCGCGCATCGCCTGCGACACGCGGTGAACCTCCTGCAGAAAGTCCGGGTAGAGATCCTGCGTGCCGTGCGAGAGAAACATCATGAAGGTCATCAGCACCACGAGGTAGGCGAAGCGCTTCCATTCGCCGGCCACGACGCGCAGAACCTTTCCCGTGCTCTCCGCGCGGTGCTGCCGCCAGGCTTCGGACTCCGGCACCTTGGTGCGGATATACAGCGCCAGCAGCGCGGGCAGCGCGCCGATCCAGAACATCGGGCGCCAGCCCCAGTGCGGCAGGATGAAGCGCGCCGCAATGGCCGCCAGCAGGTAGCCGATGGAGTAGCCGCTCTGCAGGATGCCGCTCAGGACCCCGCGCCAGCGCACTGGCGCCGCCTCCATCGCCAGCGACGCACCGACGCCCCATTCGCCGCCCATGCCGATGCCGAACAGCGCGCGAAGCACCAGAAAAAAACTGTAGTTCGGCGCGAAGCCGCACAGCAACTCGATCACCGAAAAGAAGATCACGTTGGCCATCAGCGGCACGCGCCGGCCGAAGCGGTCCGCCAGCAGGCCGAAGAGCAGCGCGCCGATCGGGCGCATCGCCAATGTCGCCGTGGTCGTCAGGACGATCTCTTTCTTGCTGACCCCAAACTGGTGCGCCAGCGTGTCGATCAAAAAGACGACGACGAAGAAGTCGAAGGCATCCAGCGTCCAGCCGAGAAAGCCGGCCAGGACGGCATGGTGCGCTTTGGAGCCTTTTGTCGTGGAAGTGGCGAGTGGCAACGGTGAACGATCCCCCTGGTTTCGGCCGCG is a genomic window of Terriglobia bacterium containing:
- a CDS encoding MFS transporter, with protein sequence MPLATSTTKGSKAHHAVLAGFLGWTLDAFDFFVVVFLIDTLAHQFGVSKKEIVLTTTATLAMRPIGALLFGLLADRFGRRVPLMANVIFFSVIELLCGFAPNYSFFLVLRALFGIGMGGEWGVGASLAMEAAPVRWRGVLSGILQSGYSIGYLLAAIAARFILPHWGWRPMFWIGALPALLALYIRTKVPESEAWRQHRAESTGKVLRVVAGEWKRFAYLVVLMTFMMFLSHGTQDLYPDFLQEVHRVSQAMRANMAMLYNVGAIVGAVIFGHFSELAGRRKSMMAALALSLAAIPLWAFGGSLGVLVLGAFLMQMGVQGAWGVIPVHLNELAADAARGLMPGMAYQLGILFAAPTNSIQYALRDHIGYQWALAGFEIVTLVSLAMLLLIGTEARGRSFLRTAAPDSALREGAAPAG